Proteins from a genomic interval of Papaver somniferum cultivar HN1 chromosome 4, ASM357369v1, whole genome shotgun sequence:
- the LOC113275731 gene encoding uncharacterized protein LOC113275731, producing the protein MMLNLRLNSSFILGILFILLAIRGSIAHTQQALEKKQMGIENGFSTNGRNVDQEFFDVPTAAVTSKSSKKLGGRKMLLDADNEKEMKTKHENAQLKDGEVKSAAKISGINGKNAPARLLGNPQEGIADQNNRSKLKPEKLTSTSWMKKLIKADADEELATLMQKDYPVNPGRDRPRRKPPINNGHNPLRTDHTRP; encoded by the exons ATGATGCTAAATTTAAGGTTGAATAGTAGTTTTATACTTGGGATTCTCTTCATTTTGCTTGCGATCAGAGGGTCTATTGCTCATACCCAACAAG CTCTTGAGAAAAAGCAGATGGGAATTGAAAACGGATTTTCGACTAATGGAAGGAATGTGGACCAG GAATTTTTCGACGTTCCAACTGCTGCTGTGACATCTAAAAGCAGTAAAAAGCTTGGAGGAAGAAAAATGTTGCTGGATGCTGATAACGAGAAAGAGATGAAGACGAAACACGAAAATGCGCAGCTAAAGGACGGAGAAGTAAAGTCTGCTGCAAAGATTTCAG GAATAAATGGCAAAAATGCTCCTGCCAGATTACTAGGAAATCCTCAAGAGGGTATAGCTGATCAG AATAATAGAAGCAAATTGAAGCCAGAGAAACTAACCTCTACAAGCTGGATGAAAAAGCTTATCAAGGCTGATGCAGATGAGGAACTCGCAACTTTGATGCAGAAGGATTATCCAGTGAATCCTGGAAGGGACAGGCCTCGTCGAAAACCTCCGATCAACAATGGACATAACCCCCTGCGTACAGATCACACCAGACCATAG
- the LOC113272627 gene encoding uncharacterized protein LOC113272627: MVLLIIRFKSSFVLGILFILVAFRDSINAHTQQALEKKPAGTENGFWMNRRNVVSVDQEFFDGVPTVADMTSENNKKLGGRKMLVTADNDRKTAIKHENAGQFIGEATTKISGAEHSSVGNTDKSQKGNNEGVELNVESNKFMSNTDRSSLPVNVSLGDSIAVSADYLDPRPHPPKNN, encoded by the exons aTGGTGCTGCTTATTATAAGGTTCAAGAGTAGTTTTGTGCTTGGAATTCTCTTCATTCTGGTCGCATTTAGAGATTCTATTAATGCGCATACCCAACAAG CTCTCGAGAAAAAGCCGGCGGGAACAGAGAATGGGTTTTGGATGAATAGAAGGAATGTTGTGTCAGTTGATCAG GAATTTTTCGATGGTGTTCCAACAGTGGCTGATATGACATCGGAAAACAACAAAAAGCTCGGAGGAAGAAAAATGTTGGTGACCGCTGATAACGATAGAAAGACCGCGATAAAACACGAAAATGCAGGACAATTTATTGGAGAGGCTACTACTAAGATTTCAGGTGCTGAACATTCTTCTGTTGGAAACACTGATAAGTCTCAAAAAGGGAATAATGAAGGGGTTGAGCTGAATGTAGAATCTAACAAATTCATGAGTAACACTGATAGAAGTAGTCTGCCAGTGAACGTTAGTCTAGGTGATTCTATAGCTGTGAGTGCTGATTATCTTGACCCAAGACCTCACCCACCTAAAAATAACTga